Proteins from one Ranitomeya variabilis isolate aRanVar5 chromosome 1, aRanVar5.hap1, whole genome shotgun sequence genomic window:
- the ARRDC3 gene encoding arrestin domain-containing protein 3 isoform X2, which translates to MVVPKAAIYQTQTFYAKGKMKEVKQLVANLRGESLSSGKTETWNGKLLKIPPVSPSIIDCSIIRVEYSLMVYVDIPGAMDLFLNLPLVIGTIPLHPFGSRTSSVSSQYSMNNWLGLVLPERPEAPPSYAEIVTEEQRQNMVTSNMCDHFELALQGPLFAYIQEFRYLPPPLYSEVDPNPDQPVEDHPSCPSR; encoded by the exons ATGGTTGTGCCTAAGGCGGCCATTTATCAAACACAGACTTTCTATGCCAAAGGGAAAATGAAGGAGGTGAAGCAGCTCGTTGCCAACTTGCGGGGAGAATCCCTTTCTTCTGGAAAAACGGAGACCTGGAATGGCAAGCTGCTTAAAATTCCACCAGTATCCCCCTCAATCATTGACTGCAGCATCATCCGCGTAGAATATTCGCTCATG GTGTATGTGGATATTCCAGGCGCTATGGACTTATTTCTTAATTTACCTCTTGTCATTGGAACAATTCCTTTGCACCCATTTGGCAGTCGGACATCTAGTGTAAGCAGTCAGTACAGCATGAATAACTGGCTGGGTTTAGTTCTACCGGAGCGACCTGAAG CACCTCCAAGCTATGCAGAAATTGTCACAGAAGAGCAAAGGCAAAATATGGTGACATCCAATATGTGTGATCACTTTGAGTTGGCACTTCAAGGACCACTGTTTGCTTATATCCAAGAATTTCGTTACCTGCCTCCACCTCTTTACTCAGAG GTTGATCCAAACCCTGATCAGCCGGTAGAAGACCATCCCTCCTGTCCATCTCGCTGA